The Halorientalis sp. IM1011 genome window below encodes:
- a CDS encoding ABC transporter substrate-binding protein, whose product MSSGRDGVTRRQLLAGGATGVAGASAGCLDRLQSLLGWRASGQTTLRIKTLPADTDPYALRLARAVGEWFQTAGVDARVVPTAEDELRRQILVNHQFDLFVGRMPDVPREPDALYSLLHSTGAQSPGWRNPFGYSNARVDDLLQRQRRVTGQERRDAVTTLQRTIARSQPFSILGFPETIRAVRTDRFTGWERADLDSPMGYLALEATPEAESSPRTLRIGTTYGQEIQNLNPLAVRYRDNTILTNLLYDPLGRAYDGDRIEPWLADRWSFERRDGELQATVRLRPNQRWHDGEPLTADDVAFTYEFVRDTSTPDSDSFVPVPRYHGQASLVESVRATDLRTVEFTFGDCSEQVARRALTVPVLPEHVWQQRRRPATLGGVDVGGEVTEALVTNNVPAVGSGPVAFEEQPSGVELVLGRFDEHFLHRTDAGEFPESMAGGLPFDRLVVRADVSDGIVVSSAADGTIDAAVNGIGVDSAEQIVGADELKLLTSPSNSYYVLGYNTRRTPLHNYQFRRVLGQLIDRGHLADEVFDGYATPAASPLAGTDWVPSDLEWDGDHPLLPFLGSDGQIESERARRAWGEAGYRYEGGNLVGR is encoded by the coding sequence ATGTCGTCCGGCAGAGATGGCGTGACCAGGCGGCAACTCCTCGCCGGCGGCGCGACGGGCGTGGCCGGCGCGAGCGCCGGCTGTCTCGACCGCCTCCAGTCGCTTCTGGGCTGGCGGGCCAGCGGCCAGACGACGCTCCGAATCAAGACACTCCCGGCGGATACGGATCCGTACGCCCTTCGGCTGGCGCGGGCAGTCGGGGAGTGGTTCCAGACGGCGGGGGTAGACGCCCGGGTCGTCCCGACAGCCGAGGACGAACTCCGCCGGCAGATCCTCGTCAACCACCAGTTCGACCTGTTCGTCGGACGGATGCCGGATGTGCCTCGGGAGCCCGACGCCCTGTACTCGCTATTGCACTCGACGGGCGCGCAGTCCCCGGGCTGGCGCAACCCCTTCGGCTACTCGAACGCACGGGTCGACGACCTGCTTCAGCGGCAGCGACGCGTGACGGGACAGGAACGACGGGACGCGGTGACGACGCTCCAGCGAACGATCGCGCGCTCCCAGCCGTTCAGCATCCTCGGGTTCCCGGAGACGATCCGGGCGGTTCGGACCGACAGGTTCACCGGCTGGGAGCGGGCGGATCTGGATTCGCCGATGGGGTATCTGGCGCTGGAAGCGACGCCCGAGGCCGAATCCAGTCCTCGCACCCTCCGGATCGGGACGACCTACGGGCAGGAGATCCAGAACCTCAATCCGCTGGCGGTGCGCTACCGCGACAACACGATCCTGACGAACCTGCTGTACGACCCGCTGGGGCGGGCCTACGACGGCGACCGGATCGAGCCGTGGCTGGCCGACCGCTGGTCGTTCGAGCGCCGCGACGGGGAGCTCCAGGCGACGGTCCGGTTGCGGCCCAACCAGCGCTGGCACGACGGCGAACCGCTGACCGCCGACGACGTGGCCTTCACCTACGAGTTCGTCAGAGACACGTCGACGCCGGACAGCGACTCGTTCGTCCCCGTCCCGCGGTATCACGGACAGGCCAGTCTGGTCGAGAGCGTGCGGGCCACGGACCTCCGAACCGTCGAGTTCACGTTCGGGGACTGCTCCGAGCAGGTCGCCCGGCGCGCACTCACAGTGCCGGTCCTGCCCGAACACGTCTGGCAACAGCGCCGCCGGCCGGCGACCCTCGGCGGCGTCGACGTGGGCGGGGAGGTGACGGAGGCGCTGGTCACGAACAACGTCCCCGCGGTCGGGAGCGGGCCGGTGGCCTTCGAAGAACAGCCCTCGGGCGTCGAACTCGTCTTGGGTCGGTTCGACGAGCACTTCCTCCACCGGACCGACGCCGGGGAGTTCCCGGAGTCGATGGCCGGCGGGCTCCCCTTCGATCGGCTGGTCGTCCGTGCCGACGTGTCCGACGGGATCGTCGTCTCCTCGGCCGCCGACGGGACCATCGACGCCGCGGTCAACGGGATCGGCGTCGACAGCGCGGAACAGATCGTCGGGGCCGACGAGCTCAAGTTACTGACTAGCCCGTCGAACTCCTACTACGTCCTGGGGTACAATACGCGACGGACGCCGCTGCACAACTACCAGTTCCGACGGGTTCTGGGGCAGTTGATCGACCGGGGACACCTCGCGGACGAGGTGTTCGACGGGTACGCGACGCCCGCGGCGAGCCCGCTCGCCGGGACGGACTGGGTCCCGTCGGACCTCGAGTGGGACGGCGACCATCCGCTGCTCCCCTTCCTCGGATCGGACGGACAGATAGAGTCCGAACGCGCCCGACGGGCCTGGGGCGAGGCGGGCTACCGCTACGAGGGTGGCAACCTCGTCGGACGGTGA
- a CDS encoding DUF5815 family protein, which produces MAEPRVPGGEDDDLELACGQTLSPRELDLGVREFDCDCGDAHGVVMDVHPLGRFVPESLADVLRATVEPADEFDEFTTAHLMGMVIEEFPGRVESADLSDDGDVGYSAVWVTDFDSRELHEVVVELLVELMEHAMSHAGDDDAMSEFEEQMLQFDVSEFVEIYREQREFESEHDTAA; this is translated from the coding sequence ATGGCAGAACCGCGCGTGCCGGGCGGCGAGGACGACGACCTGGAGTTGGCCTGTGGCCAGACGCTCAGCCCCCGGGAACTCGACCTGGGCGTCCGGGAGTTCGACTGTGACTGCGGCGACGCACACGGAGTCGTGATGGACGTCCACCCGCTGGGACGGTTCGTCCCGGAGTCGCTGGCGGACGTGTTGCGCGCCACGGTCGAACCCGCTGACGAGTTCGACGAGTTCACCACCGCCCACCTGATGGGGATGGTGATCGAGGAGTTCCCCGGTCGGGTCGAGAGCGCCGACCTCTCCGACGACGGTGACGTGGGCTACAGCGCCGTCTGGGTCACCGACTTCGACTCGCGGGAACTCCACGAAGTCGTCGTCGAGTTGCTCGTCGAGTTGATGGAACACGCGATGAGCCACGCCGGCGACGACGACGCCATGTCCGAGTTCGAAGAACAGATGCTCCAGTTCGACGTGAGCGAGTTCGTCGAGATCTACCGCGAGCAACGCGAGTTCGAGTCCGAACACGACACGGCCGCCTGA
- a CDS encoding NAD(P)/FAD-dependent oxidoreductase, with protein MSASHVIIGDGIAGSSAAETIREQDPDADITVVTEEGEALYNRILIKEFAKGKLPEAPISIHEEDWYAERDIDLALDTVVTGVDTDAKVVHTHDSGDIEYDKLLLASGGTPTQLPVDNSDAEGIHHFWTFQDARAIREHADESDTGIVVGAGLLGIDLAAICGAQDIDAHYLMRGNRWWRYALSLDGAEIIHDALEENGVTPVFDSGVDHFTTDDDGVVTGAVDPNGEEFEGEFVGVAIGLNFNTEFLRDTDIELQDGIVVDEYMQTNVEDVYAAGDVTRFYDTILDDYTQNGAWGSAKEQGAVAGQNMVDGDEAEEFRWVSSYSITHFDFPFLSFGHPTLGDDHAERKYSDTEWRRLAFKDGKLVGGVLIGDLAPQSKYKQLIREERDVADQKEVLLEQSVDLENLDAPAAAESE; from the coding sequence ATGAGCGCGTCGCACGTAATCATCGGAGACGGTATCGCGGGGAGTTCCGCGGCGGAGACCATCCGGGAACAGGACCCCGATGCCGACATCACTGTCGTTACCGAGGAGGGTGAGGCGCTGTACAACCGAATTCTCATCAAGGAGTTCGCCAAGGGGAAACTCCCCGAGGCCCCCATCTCGATCCACGAGGAAGACTGGTACGCCGAGCGGGACATCGACCTCGCACTCGATACGGTCGTCACGGGCGTCGACACCGACGCCAAAGTGGTCCACACCCACGACAGCGGCGACATCGAGTACGACAAGCTACTCCTGGCGAGCGGGGGGACGCCCACACAGCTCCCGGTCGACAACTCCGACGCCGAGGGGATCCACCACTTCTGGACCTTTCAGGACGCCCGGGCCATCCGCGAGCACGCCGACGAGTCCGACACGGGCATCGTCGTCGGGGCGGGACTGCTCGGGATCGACCTCGCGGCCATCTGTGGCGCACAGGACATCGACGCCCACTACCTGATGCGGGGCAACCGCTGGTGGCGTTACGCCCTCTCGCTTGACGGTGCCGAGATCATCCACGACGCGCTCGAGGAGAACGGCGTCACGCCCGTCTTCGATTCAGGCGTCGACCACTTCACGACCGACGACGACGGCGTCGTCACCGGTGCGGTCGACCCCAACGGCGAGGAGTTCGAGGGTGAGTTCGTCGGTGTCGCCATCGGCCTGAACTTCAACACCGAGTTCCTCCGGGACACCGACATCGAACTCCAAGACGGCATCGTCGTCGACGAGTACATGCAGACCAACGTCGAGGACGTCTACGCCGCGGGTGACGTGACCCGGTTCTACGACACCATCCTCGACGACTACACCCAGAACGGAGCCTGGGGCTCGGCCAAAGAACAGGGCGCGGTCGCCGGGCAGAACATGGTCGACGGTGACGAGGCCGAGGAGTTCCGCTGGGTCTCCTCGTACTCGATCACGCACTTCGACTTCCCCTTCCTCTCCTTCGGTCACCCGACGCTGGGCGACGATCACGCCGAGCGGAAATACTCCGACACGGAGTGGCGGCGACTCGCCTTCAAGGACGGCAAACTCGTCGGCGGCGTCCTCATCGGCGACCTGGCACCCCAGTCGAAGTACAAGCAGCTGATCCGCGAGGAGCGGGACGTCGCCGACCAGAAGGAGGTCCTGCTCGAACAGAGCGTCGATCTGGAGAACCTCGACGCGCCCGCTGCCGCCGAGTCCGAGTAA
- a CDS encoding DUF6149 family protein, with the protein MKIRQNVRHWAAKKALTAPVIGKRVEDRLVDLHTSIFLDKADAVHREARRAHLDDFFEATMDTYVAALDSGYTEAKAREITHVQANFDFYNHGWTEMMEFPGDELADHYDRYADFFERWGITIDDPLGDFRPDDGISDAPSTPEKLDDPEHPHAEGGFADDVYVETDDGEVVVGGQDEPEDVDPADAPGVDSDEAGAD; encoded by the coding sequence ATGAAGATCCGCCAGAACGTCCGCCACTGGGCCGCGAAGAAGGCACTGACCGCTCCCGTCATCGGAAAGCGGGTCGAGGACCGTCTGGTCGACCTCCACACCTCCATCTTCCTCGACAAGGCCGACGCGGTCCACCGCGAGGCCCGCCGCGCCCACCTCGACGACTTCTTCGAGGCCACGATGGACACCTACGTCGCCGCGCTGGATTCGGGCTACACCGAGGCGAAGGCCCGCGAGATCACCCACGTCCAGGCCAACTTCGACTTCTACAACCACGGCTGGACGGAGATGATGGAGTTCCCGGGCGACGAACTGGCGGACCACTACGACCGCTACGCGGACTTCTTCGAGCGCTGGGGGATCACCATCGACGACCCGCTCGGCGACTTCCGGCCCGACGACGGCATATCCGACGCCCCGTCGACCCCCGAGAAACTCGACGACCCCGAACACCCTCACGCCGAGGGCGGGTTCGCCGACGACGTGTACGTCGAGACCGACGACGGCGAGGTCGTGGTCGGCGGACAGGACGAACCCGAGGACGTGGACCCGGCGGACGCCCCCGGTGTCGACTCCGACGAGGCCGGCGCGGACTGA
- a CDS encoding NAD(P)/FAD-dependent oxidoreductase: MIGVVGGGVAGLAAAHRLQRAGHEVQVFEASDDVGGLAAVYETAGDPIEKFYHHLSKSEETIVEVAEELGLGDSIEWRVGENAYYVDGVVHPLDKPWEILAYPHLSLYDKFRLAMLTMEVDVRGGIPSFDTYDDLEDFEDVPIKEFLLEHTTASVYENFWEPLLSAKFGSRKEDVSAAWLLGRVKFRGERDLLKGEILGYPEGGFAPFLDALVDAVGRENVTTGARVTDLGTADGRVESLAVETAEGGQNHEVDGVVVAAMPDVLEGLTGYPCEIDFQGTVCSVWSMDESLTDTYWLNLADEAPFGVFIEHTNFVPPERYGGEHLYYTASYVQDLDEDLWGMDDGEVEAHWRDGIADLFPDFDPASVNWVETARNPRTAPVYERGYLDMVIPYDLSEAVADGVTYAGMASRAQYPERSLNGAIEAGFAAADVLSE; this comes from the coding sequence ATGATCGGTGTCGTCGGTGGCGGGGTGGCGGGACTGGCCGCAGCCCACCGGCTCCAGCGGGCCGGCCACGAGGTACAGGTGTTCGAGGCGAGCGATGACGTGGGCGGGCTCGCGGCTGTCTACGAGACCGCCGGCGATCCCATCGAGAAGTTCTACCACCACCTCTCGAAATCCGAGGAGACCATCGTCGAGGTGGCCGAAGAACTGGGGCTGGGCGACAGCATCGAGTGGCGCGTGGGGGAGAACGCCTACTACGTCGACGGCGTCGTCCACCCGCTAGACAAGCCCTGGGAGATCCTGGCCTACCCGCACCTCTCGCTGTACGACAAGTTCCGGCTGGCGATGCTCACGATGGAAGTCGACGTTCGCGGCGGGATCCCATCCTTCGACACCTACGACGACCTCGAAGACTTCGAGGACGTGCCCATCAAGGAGTTCCTGCTCGAACACACGACCGCGAGCGTCTACGAGAACTTCTGGGAGCCGCTGCTGTCCGCCAAGTTCGGCTCGCGCAAGGAAGACGTCAGCGCCGCGTGGCTGCTCGGCCGGGTAAAGTTCCGCGGCGAACGCGACCTCCTCAAAGGCGAGATCCTGGGCTATCCCGAGGGTGGGTTCGCGCCCTTCCTCGACGCGCTGGTCGACGCCGTCGGTCGTGAGAACGTCACCACGGGCGCGCGGGTGACCGACCTCGGGACCGCCGACGGGCGCGTCGAGTCGCTGGCCGTGGAGACCGCCGAGGGAGGCCAGAACCACGAGGTCGACGGGGTCGTCGTCGCCGCGATGCCGGACGTGCTGGAGGGGCTGACGGGCTATCCCTGCGAGATCGACTTCCAGGGAACGGTCTGTTCGGTCTGGAGCATGGACGAGTCGCTGACCGACACCTACTGGCTGAACCTCGCCGACGAGGCTCCCTTCGGTGTGTTCATCGAACACACCAACTTCGTCCCGCCGGAGCGCTACGGCGGCGAACACCTCTACTACACCGCCAGCTACGTCCAGGACCTCGACGAAGACCTCTGGGGGATGGACGACGGCGAAGTGGAAGCCCACTGGCGGGACGGCATCGCCGACCTGTTCCCCGACTTCGATCCCGCGAGCGTGAACTGGGTGGAGACCGCCCGCAACCCCCGGACAGCGCCGGTCTACGAGCGCGGGTATCTCGACATGGTGATTCCGTACGACCTCTCGGAGGCGGTCGCCGACGGCGTCACCTACGCCGGGATGGCCAGTCGCGCCCAGTACCCCGAGCGCAGTCTCAACGGGGCTATCGAGGCCGGCTTCGCCGCTGCCGACGTGCTGTCGGAGTGA
- a CDS encoding SHOCT domain-containing protein, with the protein MTRTTTRLASVALAVGVALALLLATGGVAAGHTGDDGMHHHDGWMGSHAGGMWGGFGWLWMLGGLLVVLAVPAIAVYALSARGGSGTATGADDALTTLRQRYAAGEIDEEEFERRRERLSGGE; encoded by the coding sequence ATGACCCGAACGACGACGCGACTCGCGAGTGTCGCACTGGCGGTCGGTGTCGCACTGGCGCTGCTCCTGGCGACTGGCGGGGTCGCGGCGGGCCACACGGGCGACGACGGGATGCACCATCACGACGGGTGGATGGGGAGCCACGCCGGCGGGATGTGGGGTGGCTTCGGCTGGCTCTGGATGCTCGGCGGTCTGCTCGTCGTGCTGGCGGTACCCGCGATAGCGGTGTACGCGCTGTCGGCGCGGGGCGGGAGCGGAACCGCCACCGGGGCCGACGACGCGCTCACGACTCTGCGACAGCGGTACGCAGCGGGCGAGATCGACGAGGAGGAGTTCGAACGCCGACGGGAACGGCTCTCCGGCGGGGAGTGA
- a CDS encoding sensory rhodopsin transducer — protein sequence MIGRTQWAIPEGYIPETSHGPPEMESHETICLLNATEAAAHAEVTVYFEDREPAGPYEVTVPAERTVHVQFNEFEEPEIPRGTAFASVIESDRPVVCQHTRLDSRQAENALLSTVAYPGDS from the coding sequence ATGATCGGACGCACCCAGTGGGCCATCCCGGAGGGGTACATCCCGGAGACCAGTCACGGGCCGCCGGAGATGGAGAGCCACGAGACGATCTGCCTCCTGAACGCGACGGAGGCGGCCGCCCACGCCGAGGTGACGGTCTACTTCGAGGATCGGGAACCGGCCGGTCCCTACGAGGTGACGGTCCCCGCCGAGCGGACGGTCCACGTCCAGTTCAACGAGTTCGAAGAGCCCGAGATCCCGCGGGGGACGGCCTTCGCGAGCGTGATCGAGTCGGATCGGCCGGTTGTCTGTCAGCACACGCGTCTGGACTCTCGGCAGGCCGAGAACGCGCTGTTGTCGACGGTGGCGTACCCGGGAGATTCGTAG
- a CDS encoding putative RNA uridine N3 methyltransferase — MTVSVLVPSSLTREAEDKREATRKIGYVARAATVFRVDRLVVFPDSGAEGRWGDGFVETVLRYAATPPYLRKEAWGKRDELEYAGVLPPLRVASRTGSGSDDSGSLRQGIVTEVGSDGRVRVNCGLQHPISLPEPDGGLAEGERVSIRVSSRRPVRAKFADESPPGFVVEASDLSTELSRDDAGVRVATSRHGEQLSVDRLGDIVAETAPRGMTVAFGSPERGLPEILGVAPPGGDEGGEVTERERTDLPADEPDGSRFDLWLNAVPNQGSEVVRTEEAMFAVLACLSLTE; from the coding sequence ATGACAGTCAGCGTGCTCGTGCCGTCATCGCTGACCCGGGAAGCCGAGGACAAACGCGAGGCAACTCGCAAAATCGGTTACGTCGCCCGCGCGGCGACGGTGTTCCGGGTCGATCGTCTGGTCGTCTTCCCCGATTCCGGGGCGGAGGGCCGATGGGGTGACGGGTTCGTCGAAACCGTGCTGCGGTACGCCGCGACGCCGCCATACCTCCGAAAGGAGGCGTGGGGTAAGCGGGACGAACTGGAGTACGCGGGCGTCCTGCCGCCGCTCCGCGTCGCCTCACGGACCGGCTCCGGATCGGACGATTCGGGGTCGTTAAGACAGGGAATCGTGACCGAGGTCGGATCTGACGGACGCGTTCGGGTCAATTGCGGACTGCAACACCCGATCTCCCTCCCCGAGCCCGACGGCGGGCTGGCGGAGGGGGAGCGCGTATCCATCAGGGTCTCTTCGCGACGGCCGGTCCGCGCCAAGTTCGCCGACGAGTCCCCGCCGGGATTCGTCGTCGAGGCGTCGGACCTCTCGACGGAGCTCTCGCGTGACGACGCCGGTGTTCGCGTTGCCACATCACGGCACGGCGAACAGCTGAGTGTCGACCGTCTCGGCGACATCGTCGCCGAGACGGCACCGCGAGGGATGACGGTCGCGTTCGGGTCGCCCGAGCGCGGTCTCCCGGAGATACTCGGTGTCGCCCCACCGGGCGGCGACGAGGGCGGCGAAGTGACCGAGCGAGAACGGACGGATCTACCCGCGGACGAACCGGATGGGTCCCGGTTCGACCTCTGGCTGAACGCGGTTCCGAATCAGGGCAGCGAGGTCGTGCGAACGGAAGAAGCGATGTTCGCCGTGCTCGCCTGCCTCTCACTCACGGAGTGA
- a CDS encoding 50S ribosomal protein L3, whose translation MPQPSRPRKGSLGFGPRSRSASEVPRFNTWPDDDGQPSLQGFAGYKAGMTHVVLINDEPDSPREGMEETVPVTVVETPPMRAVAVRAYEDTPYGKRPLTEVWTDEFHPELDRTLDLPDEHDAEGARDEVQTALENGDLADVRVITHSVPDAVPSVPKKKPDVMETRVGGGSLSDRVEFAFDLLDEGGEHAMNDVFRAGEYMDVSGITKGKGTQGPVKRWGVQKRKGKHKRQGWRRRIGNLGPWNPSRVRSTVPQQGQMGYHQRTELNKRLVDVGEGDEPSVDGGFVNYGEVDGPYALVKGSLPGPDKRLLRFRPAVRPNDQPRLDPEVRYVSQESNQG comes from the coding sequence ATGCCACAACCAAGCAGACCACGAAAAGGCTCGCTGGGCTTCGGCCCGCGCTCGCGGTCGGCCAGTGAAGTGCCGCGCTTCAACACCTGGCCCGACGACGACGGACAGCCGAGCCTCCAGGGCTTCGCCGGCTACAAGGCCGGCATGACACACGTCGTGCTGATCAACGACGAGCCCGACTCCCCACGCGAGGGGATGGAGGAGACGGTTCCCGTCACGGTCGTCGAGACGCCGCCGATGCGCGCCGTCGCCGTGCGAGCCTACGAGGACACGCCCTACGGCAAGCGACCGCTCACGGAGGTCTGGACCGACGAGTTCCACCCGGAACTCGACCGGACCCTCGATCTCCCCGACGAGCACGACGCCGAGGGCGCTCGCGACGAAGTACAGACCGCGCTGGAGAACGGCGATCTCGCGGACGTGCGTGTCATCACGCACTCGGTCCCCGACGCCGTCCCCAGCGTACCCAAGAAAAAGCCCGACGTAATGGAGACACGCGTCGGCGGTGGCTCCCTTTCCGACCGCGTCGAGTTCGCGTTCGATCTGCTCGACGAGGGCGGCGAACACGCGATGAACGACGTGTTCCGCGCGGGCGAGTACATGGACGTCTCCGGCATCACCAAAGGCAAGGGGACGCAGGGTCCCGTCAAGCGCTGGGGCGTCCAGAAGCGGAAGGGCAAGCACAAGCGCCAGGGCTGGCGACGCCGGATCGGTAACCTCGGCCCGTGGAACCCCTCGCGGGTTCGCTCGACCGTCCCCCAGCAGGGGCAGATGGGTTACCACCAGCGGACCGAACTGAACAAGCGGCTCGTCGACGTCGGCGAGGGCGACGAGCCCTCCGTCGACGGCGGCTTCGTCAACTACGGCGAGGTCGACGGGCCGTACGCGCTGGTGAAGGGTTCGCTGCCGGGGCCGGACAAGCGCCTGCTGCGCTTCCGCCCGGCGGTCCGACCGAACGACCAGCCGCGCCTCGATCCCGAGGTGCGCTACGTGTCTCAGGAGAGTAACCAAGGATGA
- the rpl4p gene encoding 50S ribosomal protein L4, which produces MNATVRTLDGGEDGEVDLPEVFDTQLRPDLIRSAVQAAQANRKQDYGSDEYAGLRTPAESFGSGRGMAHVPREGGQARRVPQAVGGRRAHPPKSEKDRTQDINDKERKLAVRSAVAATTDAEVVAERGHEFDDDVELPVVVSDDFEDLVKTQEVVDVLEALGLEDDIERADETKIKAGQGKTRGRKYRRPSSILFVTSEEPSRAARNLAGADVATAREVNAEDLAPGGQPGRLTVWTESALEEVADR; this is translated from the coding sequence ATGAACGCGACAGTACGTACCCTGGACGGCGGCGAAGACGGGGAGGTCGACCTCCCGGAGGTCTTCGACACGCAGCTCCGACCGGATCTGATCCGGTCGGCGGTGCAGGCCGCCCAGGCAAACCGGAAACAGGACTACGGGAGCGACGAGTACGCCGGCCTGCGAACGCCGGCCGAGTCGTTCGGCTCCGGCCGCGGGATGGCCCACGTCCCCCGAGAGGGCGGACAGGCACGACGCGTGCCCCAGGCCGTCGGTGGCCGCCGGGCCCACCCGCCGAAGTCCGAGAAGGACCGCACGCAAGACATCAACGACAAGGAGCGCAAACTCGCCGTCCGGTCGGCCGTCGCGGCCACGACCGACGCCGAGGTCGTCGCGGAGCGCGGCCACGAGTTCGACGACGACGTCGAACTCCCCGTGGTCGTCTCCGACGACTTCGAGGACCTGGTGAAGACCCAGGAGGTCGTCGACGTGCTGGAGGCGCTGGGCCTCGAGGACGACATCGAGCGCGCCGACGAGACCAAGATCAAGGCCGGTCAGGGGAAGACCCGCGGTCGGAAGTACCGTCGGCCGTCCTCGATCCTGTTCGTCACCAGCGAGGAGCCGTCGCGTGCCGCCCGCAACCTCGCGGGCGCGGACGTGGCGACCGCGCGGGAGGTCAACGCGGAAGACCTCGCGCCCGGCGGCCAGCCCGGCCGGCTCACCGTCTGGACCGAGAGCGCGCTCGAGGAGGTGGCCGACCGATGA
- a CDS encoding 50S ribosomal protein L23 has protein sequence MSSIIRYPHVTEKAMNKMDFENKLQFVVDTGAGKGEIADAIAEQFDVTVVDVNTMVTMDGEKKATVTLSEEDDAEEIASRIGVF, from the coding sequence ATGAGCTCGATCATCCGCTACCCCCACGTCACGGAGAAGGCGATGAACAAGATGGACTTCGAGAACAAGCTCCAGTTCGTCGTCGACACCGGCGCGGGGAAAGGCGAGATCGCCGACGCCATCGCCGAACAGTTCGACGTGACCGTCGTCGACGTGAACACGATGGTCACCATGGACGGCGAGAAGAAGGCCACGGTGACGCTCTCCGAGGAGGACGACGCCGAAGAGATCGCCTCCCGGATCGGGGTGTTCTGA
- a CDS encoding 50S ribosomal protein L2: MGRRIQGQRRGRGGPTFQAPSHRYKADLSHRKLEDKDVVSGTVVDIEHDPARSAPVAAVEFDDGDQRLVLAPEGIGLGDTIQVGISAAIEPGNTMPLAEIPEGVPVCNVEANPGDGGKFARASGVSANLMTHDRSVAVVKLPSGEIKRLDPDCRATIGVVAGGGRTEKPHVKAGNKYHKMKARGTKWPNVRGVAMNAVDHPFGGGGRQHPGKPKSISRNAPPGRKVGDISSRKTGRGGKGGSE; this comes from the coding sequence ATGGGACGACGAATTCAGGGACAACGACGCGGTCGCGGTGGCCCGACGTTCCAGGCCCCGTCACACCGCTACAAGGCGGACCTGTCGCACCGGAAGCTCGAAGACAAAGACGTCGTCTCCGGGACGGTCGTCGACATCGAACACGACCCGGCCCGCAGCGCACCCGTTGCGGCCGTCGAGTTCGACGACGGCGACCAGCGCCTCGTGCTCGCGCCCGAGGGGATCGGCCTGGGCGATACGATCCAGGTCGGTATCTCCGCGGCGATCGAGCCCGGCAACACGATGCCGCTGGCCGAGATCCCGGAAGGGGTCCCGGTCTGTAACGTCGAGGCCAACCCCGGCGACGGTGGGAAGTTCGCCCGCGCGTCGGGCGTCTCCGCCAATCTGATGACTCACGACCGCTCGGTCGCGGTCGTGAAGCTCCCGTCGGGGGAGATCAAGCGGCTCGATCCGGACTGCCGGGCGACCATCGGGGTCGTCGCCGGTGGCGGTCGGACCGAGAAGCCCCACGTCAAGGCGGGGAACAAGTACCACAAGATGAAAGCGCGAGGGACGAAGTGGCCGAACGTCCGCGGTGTGGCGATGAACGCCGTCGACCACCCGTTCGGTGGTGGCGGTCGCCAGCACCCGGGCAAGCCCAAGTCCATCTCGCGGAACGCGCCGCCGGGCCGGAAGGTCGGGGACATCAGTTCCCGGAAGACCGGCCGCGGCGGGAAGGGTGGTTCTGAATGA
- a CDS encoding 30S ribosomal protein S19, whose protein sequence is MSSEYQIGHEGEFSYRGHSLEELQDMDVDEVAELLPARQRRSIERGLSYEKEQLLEEAREAGEEETANDPIRTHLRDMPILPEMIGLTFAVHNGQSFERVEVEPEMLGHYLGEFQLTRTSVEHGQAGIGATRSSKFVPLK, encoded by the coding sequence ATGAGTTCGGAGTACCAGATCGGCCACGAGGGAGAGTTCTCCTACCGTGGTCACAGTCTCGAGGAGTTGCAGGACATGGACGTCGACGAGGTCGCGGAACTGCTCCCCGCACGCCAGCGGCGAAGCATCGAGCGCGGCCTGTCCTACGAGAAAGAACAGCTGCTCGAGGAGGCCCGCGAGGCCGGCGAGGAGGAGACCGCGAACGATCCGATCCGCACGCACCTCCGGGACATGCCGATCCTGCCGGAGATGATCGGACTCACGTTCGCCGTCCACAACGGCCAGAGCTTCGAGCGCGTCGAGGTCGAGCCGGAGATGCTGGGCCACTACCTCGGCGAGTTCCAGCTCACACGGACATCCGTCGAGCACGGACAGGCCGGGATCGGGGCGACCCGCTCCTCGAAGTTCGTGCCACTCAAGTAA